One part of the Synechococcus sp. UW179A genome encodes these proteins:
- a CDS encoding DUF1643 domain-containing protein: MVAPAAGFLKLPLPYSTADAAFSPCGRYRWMLRRPILRPSPHHPFKVLLFVGLNPSLADGCRDDPTLKRLQGFARDWSYHQLVVLNLFGKISPSPKALRHCVDPVGPNSNRVLNSWFETWSRSPACDLWLGWGALGSLHLRDQQVVQMLTRALAVRCHGAPPLVIGTTRSGQPRHPLYVAAGRALSPWACTVR; the protein is encoded by the coding sequence ATGGTCGCGCCAGCGGCAGGATTCTTGAAGCTGCCCTTGCCTTACTCAACGGCTGATGCCGCCTTCAGTCCCTGCGGGCGTTATCGCTGGATGCTGCGTCGTCCAATTCTCAGGCCGTCTCCGCATCATCCCTTCAAGGTTCTCCTGTTTGTCGGCCTCAATCCTTCTCTGGCCGATGGTTGTCGTGACGACCCCACGCTGAAACGTCTGCAGGGTTTCGCGCGCGATTGGAGCTACCACCAGCTGGTGGTCCTCAATTTGTTCGGGAAGATCTCTCCATCTCCAAAGGCTTTGCGTCATTGCGTTGATCCTGTGGGGCCAAACTCCAATCGAGTACTGAATAGCTGGTTTGAGACATGGTCCCGCTCACCGGCCTGCGACCTGTGGTTGGGCTGGGGTGCGCTGGGCTCCCTGCATCTCCGCGACCAGCAAGTGGTCCAGATGCTCACCAGGGCTCTGGCTGTGAGATGTCATGGGGCTCCTCCACTGGTGATCGGTACCACCCGCAGCGGTCAACCGCGTCACCCGCTTTATGTGGCTGCTGGGAGGGCGCTTTCCCCCTGGGCCTGTACGGTTCGCTGA
- the wecB gene encoding non-hydrolyzing UDP-N-acetylglucosamine 2-epimerase, protein MAARPRVTIVLGTRPEAIKLAPVIQEFQACSALETRVVLTGQHREMVTQVMDLFALKADHDLDLMAPRQTLTHVTCAALQGLRDDFQAFPPGLVLVQGDTTTAFAAALAAFYEQIPVGHVEAGLRTDNLLDPFPEEANRRLISQVSQLHFAPTKRSEANLNASGVVGRVMVTGNTVIDALLHMAEQAPALSDLPVDWTNQRVILATVHRRENWGERLNSIAAGMLQVLEGHPEVVLLLPLHRNPTVREPLRALLGDHPRVVLTEPLDYDRLVAAMKGCTLLLTDSGGLQEEAPALGKPVLVLRRTTERPEAVESGTALLVGTDSDSISREASRLLDDPMAYEQMARAVNPFGDGRASGRILEAALALLNG, encoded by the coding sequence ATGGCTGCCAGGCCCCGCGTCACCATTGTCCTTGGCACCCGCCCGGAAGCCATCAAGCTTGCACCCGTCATCCAGGAATTCCAGGCTTGTTCAGCGCTCGAAACAAGGGTTGTTCTGACTGGACAGCATCGAGAGATGGTCACTCAGGTGATGGATCTCTTTGCGTTAAAGGCTGATCACGATCTTGATCTGATGGCGCCGCGCCAGACCCTCACCCATGTCACCTGCGCAGCGCTTCAGGGCTTGCGCGATGACTTCCAGGCTTTTCCCCCCGGCTTAGTGCTGGTGCAGGGAGACACCACCACGGCCTTCGCCGCTGCCCTGGCTGCCTTTTATGAGCAGATTCCCGTTGGCCATGTGGAGGCCGGTCTGCGAACGGACAATCTTCTAGACCCATTCCCAGAAGAGGCCAACCGCCGTCTGATCTCCCAGGTTTCCCAGCTGCATTTCGCTCCCACCAAGCGCTCTGAAGCCAACCTGAACGCCTCTGGTGTGGTCGGCCGTGTGATGGTCACTGGCAACACTGTTATCGATGCGCTCCTGCATATGGCTGAGCAGGCCCCTGCTCTTTCTGATCTGCCCGTCGATTGGACCAACCAGCGTGTGATTTTGGCCACGGTCCACCGGCGTGAAAATTGGGGAGAGCGACTGAACAGCATCGCGGCGGGCATGCTTCAGGTTCTTGAAGGCCATCCTGAAGTCGTGCTGCTGCTGCCTCTGCATCGCAATCCAACAGTTCGGGAGCCTCTTCGTGCTTTGCTCGGCGACCATCCCAGGGTCGTCCTCACCGAGCCCCTTGACTATGACCGACTGGTCGCTGCGATGAAAGGGTGCACCCTGCTGCTCACGGATTCCGGAGGTCTTCAAGAGGAAGCTCCCGCGCTGGGGAAGCCAGTCTTGGTGCTGCGTCGCACGACTGAACGACCTGAGGCTGTGGAATCCGGTACTGCCTTGTTGGTTGGAACGGATAGTGATTCAATCTCCCGTGAGGCCTCACGCCTCCTCGACGATCCGATGGCCTATGAGCAGATGGCCAGGGCTGTGAACCCCTTTGGAGATGGTCGCGCCAGCGGCAGGATTCTTGAAGCTGCCCTTGCCTTACTCAACGGCTGA